The following proteins are co-located in the Cydia fagiglandana chromosome 2, ilCydFagi1.1, whole genome shotgun sequence genome:
- the LOC134676396 gene encoding phenoloxidase-activating enzyme-like isoform X2 has product MLPKWLIPALAYLCFVEGQSQCSTADNKSGDCRSILECPPLRAIVNKARLTPDEMNFLKKSACGFIGTIPKVCCPSATEQPPPTPTESKTCYTPEGNQGQCVSVFQCEQIAKRLQSPTVSAEDRAYVNSIRCISPNPGFNVCCGPPPGPPPPTGLCQPSAAPPDPRTECCGMDGSSANKITGGNATSIDQYPWLAIVEYKKDNKIKLLCGGVLISGRYVLTAGHCVKGTVLDAGTPTNVRLGEYDTSNSGPDCVPVEGGDPGDMDCTTDPVIIPIEHIIPHPDYNPRNPLRRHDIAMLRLSELAPYTDFIRPICLPMRDVTSSIPSSGKLFAAGWGAINETHSSSKIKLHVDLPYISLEECQPAYNVPKRRVTLWSGQVCAGGEKGKDSCKGDSGGPLMYSEGSTFEVVGIVSFGPTPCGLENIPGVYTKVFEYLPWIRSNIQP; this is encoded by the exons ATGTTGCCAAAATGGCTTATACCGGCGTTGGCTTATTTGTGTTTCGTGGAAGGAC AATCACAATGTTCTACCGCCGACAACAAGAGCGGCGACTGCAGAAGTATATTGGAATGCCCCCCACTCAGAGCAATTGTGAACAAGGCACGCCTTACGCCAGACGAGATGAACTTCCTCAAAAAGTCAGCATGTGGATTCATCGGCACAATACcaaag GTGTGCTGTCCATCAGCCACTGAACAACCTCCTCCTACTCCAACTGAGTCGAAAACTTGCTACACACCGGAGGGTAACCAGGGCCAGTGTGTAAGTGTTTTCCAATGTGAACAAATTGCGAAGAGGTTGCAGTCCCCTACGGTCAGTGCTGAAGATAGAGCTTATGTTAACAGTATTAG ATGTATAAGCCCCAACCCCGGCTTCAACGTGTGCTGCGGGCCACCTCCAGGGCCACCGCCGCCGACCGGTCTGTGTCAACCTTCCGCGGCACCGCCCGATCCTAGGACAGAATGCTGCGGGATGGATGGAAGCAGCGCTAACAAGATTACCG GTGGAAACGCAACATCAATCGACCAGTATCCGTGGCTGGCGATCGTCGAGTACAAAAAGGACAACAAAATCAAGCTGCTTTGCGGCGGCGTGCTCATCTCCGGGCGCTATGTGCTCACGGCGGGTCATTGCGTGAAGGGAACAGTGCTTGATGCAGGGACACC AACAAATGTGCGTCTGGGTGAATACGACACGTCTAACAGCGGTCCCGACTGTGTACCCGTAGAAGGCGGGGATCCAGGAGATATGGACTGCACCACGGACCCGGTCATCATCCCTATTGAGCACATCATTCCCCATCCTGATTACAATCCGCGTAACCCGCTGAGGAGGCACGATATCGCTATGCTGAGGCTTTCAGAACTTGCACCCTATACAG ATTTTATCCGGCCGATCTGCCTGCCAATGAGGGATGTAACCTCCAGCATACCGTCCTCTGGGAAGTTATTTGCAGCAGGCTGGGGAGCTATCAATGAAACACATTCTAGCAGCAAAATCAAGCTACACGTCGACTTGCCTTACATAAGCCTTGAG GAATGTCAACCGGCCTACAACGTGCCCAAACGCCGTGTCACTTTGTGGAGCGGCCAGGTGTGCGCTGGTGGCGAGAAAGGCAAGGATTCCTGCAAAGGGGACTCGGGAGGGCCTCTCATGTACTCCGAGGGATCCACATTCGAGGTGGTTGGCATCGTCAGTTTCGGCCCGACGCCGTGTGGTCTGGAAAACATTCCTGGAGTGTACACCAAAGTGTTTGAATACTTGCCATGGATTAGAAGCAATATTCAGCCTTGA
- the LOC134676396 gene encoding phenoloxidase-activating enzyme-like isoform X1 — MLPKWLIPALAYLCFVEGPFRLHHTVRRPTMIDRIHQRIVHLRRESQCSTADNKSGDCRSILECPPLRAIVNKARLTPDEMNFLKKSACGFIGTIPKVCCPSATEQPPPTPTESKTCYTPEGNQGQCVSVFQCEQIAKRLQSPTVSAEDRAYVNSIRCISPNPGFNVCCGPPPGPPPPTGLCQPSAAPPDPRTECCGMDGSSANKITGGNATSIDQYPWLAIVEYKKDNKIKLLCGGVLISGRYVLTAGHCVKGTVLDAGTPTNVRLGEYDTSNSGPDCVPVEGGDPGDMDCTTDPVIIPIEHIIPHPDYNPRNPLRRHDIAMLRLSELAPYTDFIRPICLPMRDVTSSIPSSGKLFAAGWGAINETHSSSKIKLHVDLPYISLEECQPAYNVPKRRVTLWSGQVCAGGEKGKDSCKGDSGGPLMYSEGSTFEVVGIVSFGPTPCGLENIPGVYTKVFEYLPWIRSNIQP; from the exons ATGTTGCCAAAATGGCTTATACCGGCGTTGGCTTATTTGTGTTTCGTGGAAGGAC CTTTCAGGCTCCACCATACGGTGAGAAGGCCAACTATGATCGACCGTATACACCAAAGAATTGTCCATTTAAGGAGAG AATCACAATGTTCTACCGCCGACAACAAGAGCGGCGACTGCAGAAGTATATTGGAATGCCCCCCACTCAGAGCAATTGTGAACAAGGCACGCCTTACGCCAGACGAGATGAACTTCCTCAAAAAGTCAGCATGTGGATTCATCGGCACAATACcaaag GTGTGCTGTCCATCAGCCACTGAACAACCTCCTCCTACTCCAACTGAGTCGAAAACTTGCTACACACCGGAGGGTAACCAGGGCCAGTGTGTAAGTGTTTTCCAATGTGAACAAATTGCGAAGAGGTTGCAGTCCCCTACGGTCAGTGCTGAAGATAGAGCTTATGTTAACAGTATTAG ATGTATAAGCCCCAACCCCGGCTTCAACGTGTGCTGCGGGCCACCTCCAGGGCCACCGCCGCCGACCGGTCTGTGTCAACCTTCCGCGGCACCGCCCGATCCTAGGACAGAATGCTGCGGGATGGATGGAAGCAGCGCTAACAAGATTACCG GTGGAAACGCAACATCAATCGACCAGTATCCGTGGCTGGCGATCGTCGAGTACAAAAAGGACAACAAAATCAAGCTGCTTTGCGGCGGCGTGCTCATCTCCGGGCGCTATGTGCTCACGGCGGGTCATTGCGTGAAGGGAACAGTGCTTGATGCAGGGACACC AACAAATGTGCGTCTGGGTGAATACGACACGTCTAACAGCGGTCCCGACTGTGTACCCGTAGAAGGCGGGGATCCAGGAGATATGGACTGCACCACGGACCCGGTCATCATCCCTATTGAGCACATCATTCCCCATCCTGATTACAATCCGCGTAACCCGCTGAGGAGGCACGATATCGCTATGCTGAGGCTTTCAGAACTTGCACCCTATACAG ATTTTATCCGGCCGATCTGCCTGCCAATGAGGGATGTAACCTCCAGCATACCGTCCTCTGGGAAGTTATTTGCAGCAGGCTGGGGAGCTATCAATGAAACACATTCTAGCAGCAAAATCAAGCTACACGTCGACTTGCCTTACATAAGCCTTGAG GAATGTCAACCGGCCTACAACGTGCCCAAACGCCGTGTCACTTTGTGGAGCGGCCAGGTGTGCGCTGGTGGCGAGAAAGGCAAGGATTCCTGCAAAGGGGACTCGGGAGGGCCTCTCATGTACTCCGAGGGATCCACATTCGAGGTGGTTGGCATCGTCAGTTTCGGCCCGACGCCGTGTGGTCTGGAAAACATTCCTGGAGTGTACACCAAAGTGTTTGAATACTTGCCATGGATTAGAAGCAATATTCAGCCTTGA